One window of the Herbiconiux sp. L3-i23 genome contains the following:
- a CDS encoding glycosyltransferase family 2 protein encodes MTASRQPRVLLAVTFYNGRDFARRTMASIAHLAHEGFELDVLVLDDASPEPGFSELLSQLSAEFGATYYRSPRNIGIPRNVNLGLATAQRMGYDYVVVSNSDVIYAENSVQVLVDVISASTGAASATAWSTNVDPYSLPNAPEIYPETQEVADLIGATLAAEFGPRTLDIPAGISFAMIVPIPVLDTVGLMDPVFGRGYGEESDWSARAVSAGYRHLLAEGAYVYHAGRGSTLAAGVVLKNAIADWSNQRIVNHRSPMFHLSVDGFLRSGELEDAQIAAARALVIAGAAKSGYAVIDASRDWDDLAEDVVTVALRSGPHEICTAQWCGFVIDIDTDSTDVLERIRSFFGGAAPIYTNLADPTWEGSSRFGYPVDV; translated from the coding sequence GTGACCGCCTCGCGTCAGCCACGAGTGCTGCTCGCCGTCACTTTCTACAACGGGCGCGACTTCGCGCGCCGCACCATGGCATCGATAGCGCACTTGGCGCACGAGGGATTCGAGCTCGATGTGCTCGTCCTCGACGACGCCAGCCCGGAGCCCGGCTTCAGTGAGCTGCTGTCCCAGCTGTCCGCCGAGTTCGGCGCAACCTACTATCGGTCGCCGAGGAACATCGGGATTCCGCGGAACGTCAATCTGGGCCTCGCGACAGCTCAGCGTATGGGGTACGACTACGTCGTCGTGTCGAACTCCGACGTGATTTACGCCGAGAATTCGGTGCAAGTCCTCGTGGACGTCATCAGCGCTTCGACGGGGGCGGCGTCGGCGACCGCATGGTCCACCAACGTCGACCCCTACTCGCTGCCGAACGCGCCGGAGATCTATCCGGAGACCCAAGAGGTCGCCGACCTGATCGGGGCCACACTAGCGGCCGAGTTCGGCCCTCGGACCCTCGACATCCCCGCCGGCATCTCCTTCGCGATGATCGTACCGATACCGGTGCTCGACACTGTAGGCCTCATGGATCCCGTCTTCGGGCGCGGGTACGGCGAGGAGTCGGATTGGTCAGCCCGCGCGGTGAGCGCGGGCTACCGCCATCTGCTCGCCGAGGGCGCCTACGTCTATCACGCTGGCAGAGGCTCGACGTTGGCGGCCGGCGTCGTGCTCAAGAACGCGATCGCCGACTGGAGCAATCAGCGAATAGTGAATCATCGCTCGCCGATGTTCCATCTGAGCGTCGACGGCTTCCTACGATCCGGCGAACTCGAGGACGCGCAGATCGCGGCGGCTCGCGCTCTCGTGATCGCCGGAGCGGCGAAGTCGGGCTACGCAGTGATCGATGCATCTCGCGACTGGGACGACCTCGCTGAGGATGTGGTCACCGTCGCTCTTCGATCCGGTCCGCACGAAATCTGCACCGCGCAATGGTGCGGATTCGTCATCGATATCGACACGGACTCCACCGACGTCTTGGAGCGCATCCGGTCCTTCTTCGGCGGCGCGGCCCCGATCTACACGAATCTCGCCGACCCCACCTGGGAGGGTTCATCGCGCTTCGGTTATCCGGTGGACGTGTGA
- a CDS encoding acyltransferase, protein MTVRTLGDAFDPRNNSIGFLRWVMAFMVIFSHAGPVAGLFHGADIGEQWGAETSLGGVAVTGFFFLSGMLITRSMMTSRSPARFLWHRVVRIFPAWFAILIVTAFVLAPIAWIHDRGTISGFSSAQPDSPWDYVYNNVTLVLNQWAIAGTGADTPAVQFGYNTWNGSAWTLMYEFACYLAVLVLGLIGALTGRLVGAIIAAGVLVLSTLQAVDAGDLATVFGTLGNPQVLQLAAPFAFGTLVQLFIDKIPYSDRLGVGMIIVAGLSWWLGGWFLVGQYAFGYGLIWFGTRVRALAWWGRRVDLSYGIYIAGWPVMFLAADLRLQEAGWFTYLLVVTVAVHVYGYLSWTLIEKPALDLKNWRPRLLASATSSPPVPPKGLGASGAISEAGGGLRTQILARARFVPLAILMVATAALVVVGAIR, encoded by the coding sequence GTGACGGTACGAACCCTCGGCGATGCCTTCGATCCGCGCAATAATTCGATCGGTTTCCTGCGCTGGGTGATGGCCTTCATGGTCATCTTCTCCCATGCGGGTCCGGTCGCCGGCCTCTTCCACGGCGCTGACATCGGTGAGCAGTGGGGAGCTGAGACCTCCCTCGGAGGGGTGGCGGTCACCGGCTTCTTCTTCCTGTCGGGCATGTTGATCACTCGCAGCATGATGACTTCGCGGTCGCCGGCCCGCTTCCTCTGGCACCGTGTCGTCCGAATCTTCCCTGCCTGGTTCGCCATCCTCATCGTCACCGCGTTCGTGCTGGCCCCCATCGCGTGGATCCATGATCGGGGAACCATCAGCGGCTTCTCGTCGGCTCAGCCGGACTCGCCCTGGGACTACGTCTACAACAACGTGACCCTGGTCCTGAATCAGTGGGCCATCGCCGGTACCGGTGCCGACACGCCCGCGGTGCAGTTCGGTTACAACACCTGGAACGGTTCCGCCTGGACGCTGATGTACGAGTTCGCGTGTTACCTCGCGGTGCTCGTTCTCGGCCTCATCGGCGCTCTCACGGGTCGACTCGTCGGAGCCATCATCGCCGCTGGTGTTCTCGTGCTGAGCACGCTGCAGGCGGTGGATGCCGGTGACCTTGCAACCGTCTTCGGCACCCTCGGTAATCCTCAGGTTCTGCAGCTCGCCGCGCCCTTCGCATTCGGCACGCTCGTACAACTCTTCATCGACAAGATCCCCTACAGCGATCGGCTCGGCGTCGGGATGATCATCGTCGCTGGATTGAGCTGGTGGCTCGGCGGATGGTTCCTCGTCGGTCAGTACGCGTTCGGCTACGGGCTGATCTGGTTCGGTACTCGTGTACGCGCCCTCGCCTGGTGGGGTCGTCGAGTCGATCTCTCGTACGGGATCTACATCGCCGGATGGCCGGTCATGTTCCTTGCGGCGGACCTGCGCCTGCAGGAAGCCGGATGGTTCACCTATCTGCTGGTTGTGACGGTCGCCGTTCACGTCTATGGGTATCTCAGCTGGACTCTGATCGAGAAGCCGGCGCTCGACCTGAAGAACTGGCGCCCTCGACTTCTGGCGTCGGCGACGAGCAGCCCGCCCGTGCCGCCGAAGGGACTCGGAGCGAGCGGCGCGATCAGCGAAGCTGGCGGTGGGCTCCGCACCCAGATCCTCGCCCGGGCACGCTTCGTGCCGTTGGCGATCCTGATGGTCGCGACCGCTGCGTTGGTCGTAGTCGGTGCGATCCGCTGA
- a CDS encoding NAD(P)-dependent oxidoreductase, which translates to MTKTVVVTGAGGYVGRHVVSAVADLGYRAVALARRVDGADLDERAEVVEADVLGADFDVTTLEPVEEIAAVIHLAWEDGFVHNSPSHMSNLSAHYRFLTGLADQGIARVAALGTMHEVGYWEGAVTAGTPTDPINLYGVAKDALRRSSTLAIGDRADYVWLRAFYILGDDRRNRSIFAKLLEAAERGETTFPFTTGRTLYDFIDVRELGQQIALAATTAGVTGVVNVCSGQPQTLAARVEQFIVDNDLDMTLQYGAFPDRPYDSPGIWGDATQITALMAGSIFAGGK; encoded by the coding sequence ATGACCAAGACCGTTGTGGTGACGGGCGCCGGAGGCTACGTCGGCCGACATGTCGTGAGCGCCGTTGCGGATCTCGGCTACAGGGCGGTTGCTCTGGCGAGACGAGTCGATGGAGCCGACCTCGATGAGAGGGCCGAGGTCGTCGAGGCCGATGTCCTCGGCGCCGATTTCGACGTCACCACCCTCGAACCCGTCGAGGAGATCGCCGCAGTGATCCACCTCGCATGGGAGGACGGCTTCGTTCACAATTCCCCGTCGCACATGAGCAACCTCTCCGCTCACTACCGATTCCTGACTGGGCTCGCCGACCAGGGGATAGCCCGCGTCGCCGCCCTCGGCACCATGCACGAGGTCGGCTATTGGGAGGGGGCGGTGACGGCCGGAACGCCCACCGACCCGATCAATCTCTACGGTGTCGCGAAGGACGCGCTTCGCCGGTCGAGCACTCTCGCAATCGGCGATCGCGCCGATTACGTGTGGCTTCGAGCCTTCTACATCCTCGGAGATGACCGACGGAACCGCTCGATCTTCGCGAAACTGCTCGAAGCCGCGGAGAGAGGTGAGACGACTTTCCCCTTCACCACGGGTCGGACGCTGTACGACTTCATCGACGTGCGCGAACTCGGTCAGCAGATCGCACTGGCTGCGACGACGGCAGGTGTGACCGGTGTGGTGAATGTCTGCTCGGGACAGCCGCAAACGCTTGCGGCGCGGGTCGAGCAGTTCATCGTCGACAACGACTTGGACATGACGCTGCAGTACGGCGCCTTCCCCGACCGGCCTTATGATTCTCCCGGCATCTGGGGCGATGCAACGCAGATCACCGCGTTGATGGCCGGGTCGATCTTCGCAGGAGGGAAGTAA
- the rfbA gene encoding glucose-1-phosphate thymidylyltransferase RfbA, giving the protein MRGIILAGGTGSRLHPITIGISKQLVPVYDKPMIYYPLSTLILAGIRDILVITTPNDADQFERLLGDGSRFGVSITYSQQPTPDGLAQAFVLGEQHIGSDSVALVLGDNIFYGQGMGTRFRQYTDLVGGVVFGYWVDDPTAYGVVEFDAGGNVISLEEKPVAPKSNYAVPGLYFYDNDVIEIAKGLTPSARGELEITDVNREYLERGSLKVEVLPRGTAWLDTGTFDSLSEATEFIRTVERRQGLSIGCPEEVAWRLGFLTDDELRERAEPLVKSGYGTYLLKALEQGR; this is encoded by the coding sequence ATGCGCGGCATCATCCTTGCAGGCGGAACAGGCTCTCGACTGCACCCGATCACCATCGGAATCTCGAAGCAGCTGGTTCCTGTCTATGACAAGCCGATGATCTACTACCCGCTATCGACCCTCATCCTCGCGGGCATCCGGGACATCCTGGTGATCACAACACCCAACGACGCCGACCAGTTCGAGCGCCTACTGGGCGACGGCTCACGATTCGGCGTGTCCATCACATACTCCCAGCAGCCGACGCCTGACGGGCTTGCGCAAGCCTTCGTTCTCGGAGAGCAGCACATCGGCTCCGATTCGGTCGCCCTCGTACTCGGCGACAACATCTTCTACGGCCAGGGGATGGGCACGCGATTCCGCCAGTACACGGACCTCGTCGGTGGCGTGGTCTTCGGGTACTGGGTGGACGACCCGACCGCGTACGGCGTGGTCGAGTTCGACGCCGGCGGGAACGTCATCTCCCTCGAGGAGAAGCCGGTCGCGCCCAAGAGCAACTACGCGGTCCCCGGCCTTTACTTCTACGACAACGACGTGATCGAGATCGCCAAGGGACTCACTCCCTCCGCGCGCGGAGAGCTCGAGATCACCGACGTCAATCGCGAGTACCTCGAGCGCGGATCGCTCAAGGTCGAGGTCCTCCCGCGCGGAACAGCATGGCTCGACACGGGAACGTTCGACTCGCTGAGCGAGGCGACCGAATTCATCCGCACTGTCGAACGTCGACAGGGGCTCTCGATCGGGTGTCCGGAAGAGGTCGCTTGGCGTCTCGGTTTCCTTACGGACGACGAACTCCGCGAACGCGCGGAACCGCTGGTCAAAAGCGGGTACGGGACTTACCTTCTGAAAGCGCTCGAGCAGGGCCGCTGA
- the rfbB gene encoding dTDP-glucose 4,6-dehydratase — protein MSRLLVTGGAGFIGSNFVRYVVENTDHEVTVLDKLTYAGNESSLKGLPEARVRLVRGDIADAALVDELFAKTDAVVHYAAESHNDNSLHDPRPFLDTNIVGTYVLLEAARRHGTRLHHISTDEVYGDLELDDPSRFTESTPYNPSSPYSSTKAGSDLLVRAWVRSFGVRATISNCSNNYGPYQHVEKFIPRQITNVLRGIRPKLYGAGENVRDWIHADDHSSAVLTILDKGELGETYLIGADGEKNNKQVVELILELMGASSGDYDLVTDRAGHDMRYAIDSSKLRTDLGWAPAFPDFAEGLTATIQWYRDNEAWWAPAKDATERFYAARGQ, from the coding sequence ATGAGCAGACTCCTCGTCACCGGCGGAGCCGGATTCATCGGGTCGAACTTCGTTCGCTACGTCGTGGAGAACACCGATCACGAGGTGACTGTCCTCGACAAGCTGACCTATGCAGGTAACGAGTCGTCGTTGAAGGGCCTGCCCGAAGCCCGTGTGAGGCTGGTCCGCGGGGACATCGCCGACGCCGCTCTCGTCGATGAGCTGTTCGCGAAGACCGACGCGGTAGTGCACTATGCAGCCGAGTCGCACAACGACAACTCTCTTCACGATCCCCGCCCGTTCCTCGATACCAACATCGTCGGAACCTACGTTCTGCTCGAAGCCGCTCGTCGGCACGGGACTCGCTTGCATCACATTTCGACGGACGAGGTGTACGGCGATCTCGAGCTGGACGACCCGTCACGATTCACGGAGTCGACGCCATACAACCCGTCGTCGCCGTACTCTTCGACGAAGGCCGGCAGCGATCTTCTCGTCAGAGCGTGGGTTCGATCGTTCGGGGTGCGAGCCACGATCTCGAACTGCTCCAACAACTATGGGCCGTATCAACACGTCGAGAAATTCATACCCCGACAAATCACTAACGTTCTTCGTGGCATCCGACCGAAGCTCTACGGGGCCGGAGAGAACGTTCGGGATTGGATCCACGCGGACGACCATTCGTCTGCGGTGCTGACGATCCTCGACAAGGGCGAGCTTGGTGAGACTTATCTCATCGGCGCGGATGGCGAGAAGAACAACAAGCAGGTCGTCGAACTCATTCTCGAGCTGATGGGCGCCTCGTCCGGCGACTACGACCTGGTGACCGATCGCGCAGGGCACGACATGCGATACGCAATCGACTCGTCGAAACTTCGGACGGACCTCGGTTGGGCGCCCGCGTTCCCGGACTTCGCAGAAGGTCTGACAGCCACCATCCAGTGGTATCGAGACAACGAAGCGTGGTGGGCTCCTGCCAAGGACGCGACCGAGAGGTTCTACGCGGCCCGGGGTCAGTGA
- a CDS encoding ABC transporter ATP-binding protein, whose protein sequence is MTHPSTAVAVDSNSRPVIAEIRGLSKRFTIRKDSSLKERIVTLGKAGRRHKKDFWALHGIDLQIHAGETIGLIGHNGSGKSTLLKVIGGIVDPTEGTVHERGRLAALLELGAGFHPDLTGRENVFLNAAVLGLSRRETEAQFDDIVAFASIGDFIDTQVKFYSSGMYVRLAFAVAVHTDPDILLVDEVLAVGDEAFQRKCMDRIRDFQRQGRTIILVSHSLDQVVDLCNRCVLLHEGEVLFDGAPAPAVAKFRDLLEERRIAERDSIDLGDARRTGAVTKVSATVVGRAVGETLRPGDDLEVKLTISAPHLEAWGCRIQIDDRTGQKMFVTGTDWLNIPTPPISGDGEVVLLLKNPALGGGKYFINATLIDGDGADLFNIMQATSFNVDSDPSATGYIRIAVDGSATAKSGRPAA, encoded by the coding sequence ATGACGCATCCCTCGACGGCTGTAGCCGTAGACAGCAATTCGCGTCCGGTGATCGCAGAGATTCGTGGATTGTCCAAGCGGTTCACTATCCGTAAGGACTCCTCGCTCAAGGAGCGCATCGTCACGCTCGGTAAAGCAGGACGTCGACACAAGAAGGACTTCTGGGCGCTGCACGGAATCGACCTGCAGATCCACGCGGGCGAGACCATCGGGCTCATCGGGCACAACGGATCCGGCAAGAGCACCCTTCTCAAGGTCATCGGCGGCATCGTCGATCCGACGGAGGGCACCGTGCACGAACGCGGTCGGCTCGCCGCCCTGCTCGAGCTCGGAGCAGGCTTTCACCCCGATCTAACCGGGCGCGAGAACGTCTTCCTCAATGCCGCCGTTCTCGGGCTCAGTCGGAGAGAGACCGAGGCTCAATTCGATGACATCGTGGCGTTCGCTTCGATCGGCGACTTCATCGATACCCAGGTGAAGTTCTACTCCTCGGGAATGTACGTCAGGCTCGCCTTCGCGGTGGCCGTGCACACGGACCCCGACATCCTGCTCGTCGACGAGGTTCTCGCGGTCGGCGACGAGGCATTCCAGCGCAAGTGCATGGACCGGATCCGGGACTTCCAACGGCAGGGTAGGACCATCATCCTCGTCAGTCACTCGCTTGATCAGGTGGTCGATCTCTGCAACAGATGTGTGCTCCTGCATGAAGGGGAGGTCCTCTTCGACGGCGCACCGGCACCGGCGGTGGCGAAGTTCCGGGACCTTCTCGAAGAGCGCCGCATCGCCGAGCGCGACTCGATCGACCTCGGCGACGCTCGTCGCACCGGAGCGGTGACGAAGGTGAGCGCGACCGTCGTCGGACGAGCGGTCGGGGAGACGCTGCGACCCGGCGACGACCTCGAGGTCAAGCTCACTATCAGTGCCCCCCACCTCGAAGCGTGGGGCTGCCGCATTCAGATCGACGACCGCACCGGGCAGAAGATGTTCGTCACAGGCACTGACTGGCTGAACATCCCCACCCCGCCGATCAGCGGCGATGGCGAGGTTGTCCTCCTGCTCAAGAATCCAGCGCTCGGCGGCGGCAAGTACTTCATCAATGCCACGCTCATCGACGGCGACGGCGCCGACCTGTTCAACATCATGCAAGCCACGTCCTTCAACGTGGACTCCGATCCGAGTGCCACTGGCTACATTCGAATCGCAGTCGACGGCAGCGCGACGGCAAAGTCGGGACGCCCCGCAGCGTGA
- a CDS encoding ABC transporter permease, whose translation MSSADEQAATRMQRLAAIPLNPVGAATGRGAWWEAIRSIVSHREMLDLLIRRDLKARYKDSALGFFWSLIRPLIQLAVYFIVMGQFLGAARSIPDFAVYVFAGLSAVGLFTEIVVGGTGSVVTNGGLVKKVYLPREVFPLSSAGSALFNFGIQLVVLIGATLVVAKPPVHWQLLYAIPAVAVLVVYGTAFALLFSAINVYLRDVQYLVEVITMLLFWASPIVYSWQMVKSLVASPFLLELYTNNPLTLAVLGFQRAFWVAGDGAEWPGGLLVRLGIALVIGLVLLLVCHRTFIRLQGNFAQEL comes from the coding sequence ATGTCTAGTGCAGATGAGCAGGCTGCTACACGCATGCAGCGGCTGGCGGCAATCCCGCTGAATCCGGTCGGCGCGGCCACCGGCCGTGGGGCCTGGTGGGAGGCGATCCGCAGCATTGTCTCTCACCGAGAGATGCTCGATCTTCTCATCCGCCGGGACCTGAAGGCGCGTTACAAAGACTCGGCCCTCGGCTTCTTCTGGTCGCTGATCCGTCCCCTGATCCAGCTCGCCGTTTACTTCATAGTGATGGGGCAGTTCCTCGGGGCTGCTCGCTCGATCCCCGATTTCGCCGTATACGTATTCGCGGGGCTCTCCGCTGTCGGTCTCTTCACCGAGATCGTCGTCGGCGGTACCGGTTCGGTGGTGACCAACGGCGGACTCGTCAAGAAGGTCTATCTCCCGAGAGAGGTGTTTCCCCTCTCGAGTGCTGGCTCGGCACTGTTCAACTTCGGCATACAGCTGGTGGTCCTGATCGGAGCGACACTGGTCGTCGCGAAGCCTCCCGTGCACTGGCAGCTGTTGTACGCCATTCCGGCGGTTGCCGTGCTGGTCGTCTACGGGACGGCATTCGCCCTTCTGTTCAGTGCCATCAACGTCTATCTCCGCGACGTCCAGTACCTAGTCGAAGTGATCACCATGCTGCTCTTCTGGGCGAGCCCGATCGTGTACTCCTGGCAGATGGTCAAGTCGCTCGTGGCGTCCCCGTTCCTGCTGGAGCTTTACACGAACAATCCGTTGACCCTGGCCGTGCTCGGATTCCAGCGCGCGTTCTGGGTTGCCGGCGACGGCGCCGAATGGCCCGGAGGCCTCCTCGTTCGTTTGGGGATTGCGCTCGTCATCGGTCTCGTCCTCCTTCTCGTCTGCCACCGGACCTTCATCCGGTTGCAGGGAAACTTCGCTCAGGAGCTCTAA
- a CDS encoding O-antigen ligase → MSTPPPHHRLLGELRAVLESAAFSASLTLTTIATVFLSHAIRSVIGWPGLIACLSVLVVLAGSVLVVRRDQFEWQGILPVSLLAFVGWSALSLIWSQYQWATLSGIVYQLAVGLLAVFVALARDLIQIVRAFGDVLRTLLAASLVVEVLSGIIFDVPIRFLGVTGSLANGGPIQGLMGSRNMLGVVTLIAVITFFVEASTRSVRRNTAIASLILAGIVFVFTSSPVASLVGVVVSLAAIALILVRRAPKENRPAWQFGFGGLAVVGGIAAWFLQTPLINAFNARGELLVRLDLWRQTWTLTSANFTEGWGFVGSWRPDLLPFIALRSANGRLPTSALNAYLDVWFQLGVVGFALFVAFLGLALVRAWIVASNRRGVTHTWPALVLVALAAISMAESSALVEYCWFLLVICAVKAAQELSWRRGLR, encoded by the coding sequence ATGAGCACGCCGCCTCCGCACCACCGCCTCCTCGGCGAGCTGCGCGCGGTGCTCGAATCGGCCGCGTTCTCCGCATCGCTGACGCTGACCACCATCGCGACGGTGTTCCTCAGCCACGCGATCCGCAGCGTCATCGGCTGGCCTGGGCTGATCGCCTGCCTCAGCGTGCTCGTCGTCCTCGCCGGATCGGTGCTCGTGGTGCGGCGCGACCAATTCGAATGGCAGGGCATCCTGCCCGTCTCGCTGCTGGCCTTCGTCGGATGGAGCGCACTGTCGCTGATCTGGTCGCAGTACCAGTGGGCCACGCTCTCGGGGATCGTCTATCAGCTCGCCGTCGGGCTGCTGGCCGTCTTCGTGGCGCTCGCCCGCGACCTCATCCAGATCGTGCGCGCCTTCGGCGACGTGCTGCGCACTCTGCTCGCCGCCTCGCTCGTCGTCGAGGTGCTCTCGGGCATCATCTTCGACGTCCCGATCCGCTTCCTCGGTGTGACGGGCAGCCTCGCCAACGGCGGCCCCATCCAGGGCCTCATGGGCAGCCGCAACATGCTGGGCGTCGTCACCCTCATCGCGGTGATCACCTTCTTCGTCGAGGCGTCGACCCGGTCGGTCCGCCGCAACACGGCGATCGCGTCGCTGATCCTCGCCGGAATCGTCTTCGTCTTCACCAGCTCGCCGGTGGCCTCGCTGGTCGGTGTGGTGGTGTCGCTCGCGGCGATCGCGCTGATCCTGGTGCGCCGCGCCCCGAAGGAGAACCGGCCGGCGTGGCAGTTCGGCTTCGGCGGTCTCGCCGTCGTCGGCGGCATCGCCGCCTGGTTCCTGCAAACGCCTCTCATCAACGCGTTCAATGCTCGCGGCGAGCTGCTCGTGCGCCTCGACCTGTGGCGCCAGACGTGGACCCTCACGTCGGCGAACTTCACCGAGGGGTGGGGCTTCGTCGGGTCGTGGCGGCCCGACCTGCTGCCGTTCATCGCGCTGCGCTCGGCGAACGGACGTCTCCCCACCTCGGCGCTGAACGCGTACCTCGACGTCTGGTTCCAGCTCGGGGTCGTCGGTTTCGCACTGTTCGTCGCGTTCCTCGGGCTCGCCCTGGTGCGCGCCTGGATCGTGGCGTCGAACCGGCGCGGGGTGACTCACACCTGGCCGGCGTTGGTGCTCGTGGCCCTCGCGGCGATCTCGATGGCCGAGAGCTCAGCGCTCGTCGAGTACTGCTGGTTCCTGCTGGTGATCTGCGCGGTTAAGGCCGCGCAGGAGCTCAGCTGGCGTCGCGGCCTGCGCTGA
- a CDS encoding DUF4012 domain-containing protein, whose protein sequence is MAISETDDRAAPRAPRGAVLRWRRPTPWIVFALVVVAVLLAAAATWIGVRAVLAKDALDRAQALVSELRSSISSDPTSAPALATRIVAETRTARDLTSDPIWAAGEAVPFVGANLAVVRELAGTVDEVATGAIAPLAGVVAALDPSALRPVDGRIDLAPIAAAAGPAAEADDAVTAARERLRALDSEGVIGQVRDARNQLLGLLDEAAPLTGAARTLTELAPSMLGADGPRDYLLMFQNNAEARSLGGNPAAFVLLHVDQGAIGIAAEASSLDFPRDGEPPLELDPNLYSVYYADFSRYVMDITTRPDFPTAASLAKAYWERRFGGTVDGVVSMDPVALSYLLRATGPVPLATGDELTADNAVALLLSEVYARYTDPAVQDAFFASAASAVFGAVTTGAFDPAVALPELTRAVDERRLLLWSADSKEQAIIATTPLSGILPTMNDDETAVGVFFMDQSSSKMDYYLGTSVTASSDQCEADAPTFEVGASLTSKLTQEQADALPAYVTSTWWGSEKFVTDVYLVGPVGATFAGVAGDGTVVSSGTDLGRPVVRVQIELRPGETKSVNGTFAAPAGDFGPLAVIGTPMVVPTTVTTSTPGC, encoded by the coding sequence ATGGCCATCTCCGAGACGGACGACCGCGCCGCGCCCCGTGCGCCGCGCGGCGCGGTCCTGCGGTGGAGGCGCCCGACGCCGTGGATCGTTTTCGCGCTCGTCGTCGTCGCCGTACTGCTCGCCGCCGCGGCGACGTGGATCGGCGTGCGCGCCGTGCTCGCGAAGGACGCCCTGGACCGGGCGCAGGCCCTCGTCTCGGAACTGCGGTCGTCGATCTCGTCCGATCCCACCTCGGCCCCTGCGCTTGCGACGCGCATCGTCGCCGAGACGCGGACGGCCCGCGACCTCACGAGCGACCCGATCTGGGCCGCCGGCGAAGCCGTGCCGTTCGTCGGCGCGAACCTCGCCGTCGTCCGCGAACTGGCGGGCACCGTCGACGAGGTCGCGACCGGTGCCATCGCGCCACTCGCCGGTGTCGTCGCCGCCCTCGACCCGTCCGCGCTCCGACCGGTCGACGGTCGGATCGATCTCGCGCCGATCGCCGCCGCCGCCGGACCGGCGGCCGAAGCCGACGACGCGGTCACGGCGGCACGCGAGCGGCTGCGGGCGCTCGACTCCGAGGGGGTCATCGGGCAGGTGCGCGACGCGAGAAACCAGCTGCTCGGCCTCCTCGACGAAGCGGCGCCGCTCACCGGGGCGGCACGCACCCTCACCGAGCTGGCCCCGTCGATGCTCGGAGCAGACGGGCCCCGCGACTACCTGCTCATGTTCCAGAACAACGCGGAGGCGCGCTCGCTCGGCGGCAACCCCGCTGCGTTCGTGCTGCTGCATGTCGATCAGGGCGCCATCGGTATCGCGGCGGAGGCGTCGAGCCTCGACTTCCCGCGCGACGGCGAACCGCCGCTCGAACTCGACCCCAACCTCTACTCCGTCTACTACGCGGACTTCAGTCGCTACGTCATGGACATCACGACGCGGCCCGACTTCCCGACCGCCGCCTCGCTCGCGAAGGCCTACTGGGAGCGTCGGTTCGGGGGCACGGTGGACGGCGTGGTCTCGATGGACCCCGTCGCGCTGTCGTATCTGCTGCGCGCGACCGGCCCTGTTCCGCTCGCCACCGGCGACGAGCTGACCGCCGACAACGCGGTCGCGCTCCTGCTCTCCGAGGTCTACGCGCGCTACACCGACCCCGCCGTTCAGGACGCCTTCTTCGCCTCGGCGGCCTCCGCGGTCTTCGGCGCGGTGACGACCGGGGCGTTCGACCCCGCCGTGGCCCTGCCCGAACTGACGAGGGCGGTCGACGAGCGCCGCCTCTTGTTGTGGAGCGCCGATTCAAAGGAGCAGGCGATCATCGCGACGACGCCGCTCAGCGGCATCCTCCCGACGATGAACGACGACGAGACGGCCGTCGGCGTGTTCTTCATGGACCAGTCGTCGTCGAAGATGGACTACTACCTCGGCACCTCCGTGACCGCGTCCTCCGACCAGTGCGAGGCCGACGCTCCGACCTTCGAGGTGGGGGCGAGCCTCACCTCGAAGCTCACGCAGGAGCAGGCGGACGCCCTTCCCGCCTACGTGACGAGCACGTGGTGGGGGAGCGAGAAGTTCGTGACCGACGTGTACCTCGTCGGGCCGGTCGGTGCGACCTTCGCCGGGGTCGCCGGTGACGGGACGGTGGTGAGCAGCGGCACCGACCTCGGTCGTCCCGTCGTCCGGGTTCAGATCGAGTTGCGCCCCGGCGAGACGAAGTCGGTGAATGGCACCTTCGCGGCGCCGGCCGGGGACTTCGGTCCGCTCGCGGTGATCGGCACGCCGATGGTCGTCCCGACGACCGTGACGACCTCGACGCCCGGCTGCTGA